GTGTTAGAAGAACTGGTGCTGCAACAATTGATTTATGTTATTTAGCCTGTGGAAGATTCGATGGATATTGGGAGTTTAATCTCAATCCATGGGATGTGGCTGCGGGTAGTATTATAGTAAAGGAAGCTGGCGGTAAAATATCAGATATGAAGGGAGGAGATTTTTCTATTTATGGTAAAGAATATCTGGCAACAAATGGGTTAATTCATGATGAAATGCTGGAGGTAATTAGAAAGTATATTTAAGAACCATTTTTGTTTGGGAGTAAAAGATACTTAAAAACCGCTTCCATTACCTTATCCCGATTCTCCTGTCCCAGTATTGTTTCAAAGGGAAATCCAAAAATAACTATGCTATAATTTCCATTATAGGCGATTCCACTGCTAAAATAATTTTCATCATATCTTAGTATTGTTCTTGCACCATTACCCACAGGTAAAATAGCATCGGGAGATTCAACTTTATATATCGAATCATTAAATGTATTGCAATATTCAAATTCAGGAATTATCGATGAAAATAAAGAATCATCTGAAAAAACCTTTCCACTCCTTGAACCATAGTTAGTTCCAAGATCCATTTTGAGTATTTCTTTTGAAAAATAAATATCAAAACTATCACTTAAGGGACCGTAAAAAAGGTCAGAGCATACATAAGCACCAGATATGAATATTTTTCCATTATTGTTACAGAATTCTATAACTTTATTTTTAATTTTTTTATTGAAGATTTGATATTTGACATTGCCTTTATCACCCGGCATAACAGTCTGTTTCTCTTCCCCATATATAAAATCAATAATATCATAATCCATTAAATTAACTTTTCCAGATGCGACAGCCTCATCACTTGTTGAAACAAAAGAGTAACCTAATTTTTTAATCGATTTTCCATGTAAATAAGGGTAGTCAAAGGAATTCCCAGATATTACTTTTGTTTCCAAGTCTGAAAAACTTGCGCCAAAGCCGGGTCTATCGTTGTTTATAAATTTTGAATATGGATTGAAATTGTACTGCTGACCAACATAGCTGACATCAAACTTATAGGGAACTCCTTCATCTATATTCAGGAAAAAACCTTTAAATTTAGGTAAATTCAGAAACTCAGGTGCTGATATTCTATCAAAACCATTTACTATCAATACATTTCCCTTTGCACTATCTAACCAGCACACAGATAGTATTTCCGATGGAAAACTCTCACCGCCATCATTTACAGCAGTTACTTTAAAGCTGTATATCCTTCCAGGAATAAGACTTACAAATGTAATAATGGTATCATTTATAAGTAAACCGCTATCAAAATCCTCGTTATCTCTCCTTATATATACAATGTATCGGTCAGGTTTAGCACTTTTTTCCAGCGTATCAATCGTCGGGCTCCAGGATAAAGTAACGCTTTTTTTACCTGAAAAATATGAAGTGAAATTATGCACAGGTAAGGGCTGTACAGTATAACCCCGTCGATATTGAAAGGAAAGGTATTTTAATATACCTTTATAAATTGCTCTTGACACATCAAACTTGAAATTTGGATCGTGCATGAATCTTACATCATAAGGATTCTGATGAGAGAGTAACTCAAGAATCATTGATGGTAAATCTGTCAAGTATGTTTCGGCATATTTAGCATTTAATAATTCTCTTCTATTCCATTTTTTGAAATATTTTTTTCTAATATCATAAACAATCTGGGTTTGTACTATATCGGCAAGATCACGGTTTGTAAATCTTGATATACTATCAGGGAATACTGTTAGTGAATCTCTGTCATATACACTATATATCGCTAATGTACCTATGGTTGTATCTATCGAATTATTTAATCCTGCATCAGTATGTATCGATAAAGATAAATCTATAGGAACTGATAAGCCTACAAATTTTTTTGCTGTATCTTGTACTCTTAAAACTCCTTTTAGATAATTCGGAAATTCTGATCTTGATATATAGTCATCTCTATAATCATTTGTGTCATCACTTATATTGTATACTAGACTATCTGGCAACCCCGCATATTGTAAGTAATACCTTGCTCCTTCTAAATACCTTGGCCTTCTGCTCAATTTTCCTCCTCTTTTAATATTACCTACTCCCCCACCAAATCTAACAGCATCTGCCGTTATAATTTTCCCTTTATATGAAGATTTATTAGTTAATACAACTTTACCAATTGTAGGATTTATTCCTTTT
The nucleotide sequence above comes from Candidatus Neomarinimicrobiota bacterium. Encoded proteins:
- a CDS encoding N-acetylmuramoyl-L-alanine amidase — its product is MLKNQVKCFITIIGFIVFIVLSKCSTYYIRSQRDLYKSFSKTEKIVYRKAIDFLEDCYKNKKPVRLFPGCEVKQIEVDRKNKTIKICFNDKFSYIPFREDNTKEIYNYFKKKLGPRYKNYSVFIYTLNKPIEELIPNFYRQNVSEIDISRMAKPNYVESKIVRNISRPYIPSRGLYNNHIVIMPSHGWYYSYRRDRWEWQRPRLLGTVEDKLTFSLAVQYLVPMLENAGAYVFMPRERDIQVNEVIIDNDGGHETSYYYEVFKDSTNPWLKGNEKGFALVKTPYESNVNPFKLGTFRKIYSDTIETAYIELVPDIPEDGYYSIYISYHSYDSSAVDVRYRVYYNGGQADFFVNQKIGGSTWIYLGKFKFKKGINPTIGKVVLTNKSSYKGKIITADAVRFGGGVGNIKRGGKLSRRPRYLEGARYYLQYAGLPDSLVYNISDDTNDYRDDYISRSEFPNYLKGVLRVQDTAKKFVGLSVPIDLSLSIHTDAGLNNSIDTTIGTLAIYSVYDRDSLTVFPDSISRFTNRDLADIVQTQIVYDIRKKYFKKWNRRELLNAKYAETYLTDLPSMILELLSHQNPYDVRFMHDPNFKFDVSRAIYKGILKYLSFQYRRGYTVQPLPVHNFTSYFSGKKSVTLSWSPTIDTLEKSAKPDRYIVYIRRDNEDFDSGLLINDTIITFVSLIPGRIYSFKVTAVNDGGESFPSEILSVCWLDSAKGNVLIVNGFDRISAPEFLNLPKFKGFFLNIDEGVPYKFDVSYVGQQYNFNPYSKFINNDRPGFGASFSDLETKVISGNSFDYPYLHGKSIKKLGYSFVSTSDEAVASGKVNLMDYDIIDFIYGEEKQTVMPGDKGNVKYQIFNKKIKNKVIEFCNNNGKIFISGAYVCSDLFYGPLSDSFDIYFSKEILKMDLGTNYGSRSGKVFSDDSLFSSIIPEFEYCNTFNDSIYKVESPDAILPVGNGARTILRYDENYFSSGIAYNGNYSIVIFGFPFETILGQENRDKVMEAVFKYLLLPNKNGS